In Thermotoga sp., the following proteins share a genomic window:
- the fabK gene encoding enoyl-[acyl-carrier-protein] reductase FabK — protein sequence MKTRVTKLLGIEYPILMGGMAWAGTPKLAAAVSEAGGLGIIGSGAMKPDDLRKAIFDLRQRTNKPFGVNVILVSPWVDDLVRVCVEEKVPVITFGAGNPTKYIKELKENGIKVIPVVASDSLARMVERAGADAVIAEGMESGGHIGEVTTFVLVNRVSRSVKIPVIAAGGIADGRSMAAAFALGAEAIQMGTRFVASVESDVHPIYKEKIVKASIRDTVVTGAKLGHPARVLRTPFARKIQEMEFENPMQAEEMLVGSLRRAIVEGDLEKGSFMMGQSAGLINEIKPVRQIIEDIMNEFKGTVEKLRGFIER from the coding sequence ATGAAGACGCGTGTGACAAAACTCCTTGGAATAGAGTATCCCATACTCATGGGTGGAATGGCCTGGGCTGGCACTCCCAAACTCGCTGCCGCTGTGTCCGAAGCTGGAGGACTTGGTATCATCGGATCCGGCGCCATGAAACCCGACGACCTGAGAAAGGCGATCTTCGACCTCAGGCAGAGAACGAACAAACCATTCGGCGTAAACGTGATCCTCGTCTCTCCCTGGGTGGACGATCTCGTCAGAGTCTGCGTGGAAGAAAAAGTACCTGTCATCACCTTTGGTGCGGGAAATCCCACAAAGTACATAAAGGAACTGAAAGAAAACGGTATAAAGGTCATTCCGGTTGTGGCCTCGGATTCTCTGGCACGAATGGTTGAAAGAGCGGGAGCTGACGCGGTGATAGCGGAAGGAATGGAATCCGGAGGACACATAGGAGAAGTCACCACCTTTGTCCTCGTCAACAGGGTATCCCGGAGCGTGAAGATTCCTGTGATCGCCGCAGGTGGTATCGCAGATGGTAGAAGTATGGCAGCAGCTTTTGCCCTCGGAGCAGAAGCGATACAGATGGGTACAAGATTCGTTGCGAGCGTAGAGAGCGATGTTCATCCCATCTACAAGGAAAAAATCGTCAAGGCTTCCATAAGGGACACCGTGGTAACCGGTGCGAAACTCGGTCATCCCGCCCGTGTCCTCAGAACCCCCTTTGCAAGAAAGATTCAGGAAATGGAGTTCGAAAACCCGATGCAAGCAGAAGAGATGCTGGTTGGAAGCCTGAGAAGAGCCATTGTTGAAGGGGATCTGGAAAAGGGTTCTTTCATGATGGGACAGAGTGCCGGATTGATCAACGAAATAAAACCTGTGAGACAGATCATAGAAGACATCATGAATGAGTTCAAAGGGACGGTGGAAAAGTTGAGGGGGTTCATTGAAAGATGA